A genomic segment from Sphingomonas astaxanthinifaciens DSM 22298 encodes:
- the putA gene encoding bifunctional proline dehydrogenase/L-glutamate gamma-semialdehyde dehydrogenase PutA: MNVQRPLSTATLDRAAVRRDYRRDEEEVVAERLAQARLGPQAEREAEAIARALVNHVRGSKPSGLDAFLHAYDLGSDEGIALMCLAEALLRIPDAQTADELIRDKLSGPDWSDKLGDSESPFVNAATFSLLLTGKVLDAAEDRTASWKAALGRAVGRLGEPVIRTAVGQAMKILGGQFVFGRTIDEALSRAAPERKKGLSHSFDMLGEAARTMADAERYADAYRGAIRRIAREAGEGVVRSPGISVKLSALHPRYEALHAEEAKAVILPVLRELAAAASAAQVHLTIDAEESDRLELQMDCLEALVADDALFANGWTGLGIALQAYAKRARPVAEWVVELARAHRRKLMVRLVKGAYWDSEIKVAQVGGFDDYPVFTRKVATDVSYLACASVLLGAPDAIYPAFATHNATTIGAIKALAGTTPFEFQRLHGMGEELYEGLARLEKQMGQPQTPVRIYAPVGSHKELLAYLVRRLLENGANSSFVNRIADAEVKVEELTRDPVAQLAAMDPRRNPAIPCPGEMFGSARRNSSGCDLSDPTVLNPLLRRLADLEAKRWTAGEGSGARHAITAPFDHRIIVGEAVEATAAELDAMLRRAHAAQGAWDALGGEARARLLDRTADLFEAHREDFYSLCIREAGKTLPDAILEVREAVDFLRYYAAEGRRLFSHAHRLPGPTGETNELRLHGRGVWACISPWNFPLAIFTGPVAAALAAGNAAIAKPAEQTPLIGALAIALMHEAGIPQDVVGLAVGDGKVGAALTAHPLIAGVAFTGSTAVARAINRSLAERDGPIVPLIAETGGQNAMIVDSSALPEQVTRDVVASAFQSAGQRCSALRVLFVQEDVADTMVTMIRGAMEALTIGDPRLPTTDVGPVIDAEAKASLDAHVAELRAAGRVVAERALPAEAGQGSFVAPVIAELPDLSALSDEHFGPVLHVIRWKAGELGKVIDQVNATGFGLTLGLQSRIDTVHAEVQAKARVGNLYVNRNQIGAVVESQPFGGEGLSGTGPKAGGPHYVARFATERVKCVDTTAAGGNATLMAAID; this comes from the coding sequence ATGAACGTCCAGCGACCCCTGAGCACCGCCACCCTCGACCGCGCGGCCGTCCGCCGCGACTATCGCCGCGACGAGGAAGAGGTGGTCGCCGAGCGCCTCGCCCAGGCCAGGCTCGGCCCGCAGGCGGAACGCGAGGCAGAGGCGATCGCGCGGGCGCTGGTCAACCATGTCCGGGGCTCCAAGCCTTCGGGGCTCGACGCCTTCCTCCACGCCTACGACCTCGGCTCGGACGAGGGCATCGCGCTCATGTGCCTGGCCGAGGCGCTGCTGCGGATTCCCGACGCCCAGACCGCCGACGAGCTGATCCGCGACAAATTGTCCGGCCCCGACTGGTCGGACAAACTCGGCGACAGCGAATCCCCCTTCGTCAACGCCGCCACCTTCTCGTTGCTGCTGACCGGCAAGGTGCTCGACGCCGCCGAGGATCGCACCGCAAGCTGGAAGGCCGCGCTCGGCCGGGCGGTGGGGCGCCTCGGCGAGCCCGTGATCCGGACCGCGGTCGGCCAGGCGATGAAGATCCTCGGCGGCCAGTTCGTCTTCGGCCGCACCATCGACGAGGCGCTGTCGCGCGCCGCACCCGAACGCAAGAAGGGGCTCAGCCACAGCTTCGACATGCTGGGCGAGGCCGCCCGCACCATGGCCGACGCCGAGCGCTACGCCGACGCCTATCGCGGCGCGATCCGCCGCATCGCCAGGGAAGCGGGGGAGGGCGTGGTCCGCTCGCCCGGCATTTCGGTCAAGCTGTCGGCGCTTCACCCGCGCTACGAGGCGCTTCACGCCGAGGAGGCCAAGGCGGTCATCCTCCCCGTCCTGCGCGAACTCGCCGCCGCCGCCAGCGCGGCGCAAGTCCACCTCACCATCGACGCCGAGGAATCGGACCGGCTCGAACTTCAGATGGACTGCCTCGAGGCGCTGGTCGCCGACGACGCGCTGTTCGCCAACGGCTGGACCGGGCTCGGAATCGCGCTCCAGGCCTATGCCAAGCGCGCCCGCCCGGTGGCCGAATGGGTGGTCGAACTTGCCCGCGCGCACCGCCGCAAGCTCATGGTCCGGCTGGTCAAGGGCGCCTATTGGGACAGCGAGATCAAGGTCGCGCAGGTCGGCGGCTTCGACGATTATCCGGTCTTCACCCGCAAGGTCGCGACCGACGTCTCCTACCTCGCCTGCGCGTCCGTGCTGCTCGGCGCGCCCGACGCCATCTATCCTGCCTTCGCGACCCACAATGCGACCACCATCGGCGCGATCAAGGCGCTGGCCGGCACCACCCCGTTCGAGTTCCAGCGCCTCCACGGCATGGGCGAGGAACTCTACGAGGGCCTCGCGCGGCTCGAAAAGCAGATGGGCCAGCCGCAGACCCCGGTGCGCATCTACGCGCCGGTCGGCAGCCACAAGGAATTGCTCGCCTATCTCGTCCGCCGCCTGCTCGAGAACGGCGCAAACAGCTCGTTCGTCAACCGCATCGCCGACGCCGAGGTCAAGGTCGAGGAACTGACCCGCGATCCCGTCGCCCAGCTTGCCGCAATGGACCCCCGCCGCAATCCGGCAATTCCCTGCCCGGGCGAGATGTTCGGCTCGGCCCGCCGCAATTCGTCGGGTTGCGACCTCAGTGATCCGACCGTCCTCAACCCGCTGCTGCGCCGGCTCGCCGATCTCGAGGCGAAGCGCTGGACGGCCGGGGAGGGGAGCGGCGCGCGCCATGCGATCACCGCGCCCTTCGATCACCGGATCATCGTCGGCGAGGCGGTCGAGGCGACCGCGGCGGAGCTCGACGCCATGCTGCGCCGCGCCCATGCCGCGCAAGGCGCGTGGGACGCACTTGGCGGCGAGGCCCGCGCCCGCCTGCTCGACCGGACCGCCGACCTGTTCGAGGCGCATCGCGAGGACTTCTACTCGCTCTGCATCCGCGAGGCGGGCAAGACCCTCCCCGACGCCATCCTCGAAGTGCGCGAAGCGGTCGATTTCCTTCGTTATTATGCGGCCGAAGGGCGTCGCCTCTTCTCTCACGCGCACCGGCTCCCCGGGCCGACGGGCGAGACCAACGAGCTTCGCCTCCACGGCCGCGGGGTGTGGGCCTGCATCTCGCCCTGGAACTTCCCGCTGGCGATCTTCACCGGGCCGGTCGCCGCCGCGCTCGCCGCGGGCAATGCCGCCATCGCCAAGCCCGCCGAGCAGACCCCGCTGATCGGCGCGCTCGCGATTGCGCTGATGCACGAGGCCGGCATTCCGCAGGATGTCGTCGGCCTCGCGGTCGGCGACGGCAAGGTCGGCGCCGCGCTCACCGCCCATCCGCTCATCGCCGGGGTCGCCTTCACCGGCTCGACCGCGGTCGCCCGCGCGATCAACCGCAGCCTCGCGGAGCGCGACGGCCCGATCGTCCCGCTGATCGCCGAGACGGGCGGCCAGAATGCGATGATCGTCGACAGCTCGGCCCTGCCCGAGCAGGTCACCCGCGACGTCGTCGCAAGCGCCTTCCAGTCGGCCGGCCAGCGTTGTTCGGCGCTGCGCGTCCTGTTCGTCCAGGAAGACGTCGCCGACACGATGGTGACGATGATCCGCGGCGCGATGGAGGCGCTGACGATCGGTGACCCGCGCCTGCCGACCACCGACGTCGGCCCGGTGATCGACGCCGAGGCCAAGGCGAGCCTCGACGCGCACGTCGCCGAGCTTCGCGCCGCCGGCCGGGTGGTGGCCGAGCGCGCACTCCCCGCCGAGGCCGGGCAGGGCAGCTTCGTCGCCCCGGTCATCGCCGAACTGCCCGACCTGTCGGCGCTAAGCGACGAGCATTTCGGTCCCGTGCTTCACGTCATCCGCTGGAAGGCGGGCGAACTCGGCAAGGTGATCGACCAGGTCAATGCCACCGGCTTCGGCCTGACGCTCGGCCTGCAGAGCCGAATCGACACCGTCCATGCCGAGGTCCAGGCCAAGGCGCGGGTCGGCAACCTCTACGTCAATCGCAACCAGATCGGTGCGGTGGTCGAGAGCCAGCCGTTCGGCGGCGAGGGCCTGTCGGGCACCGGGCCCAAGGCGGGCGGCCCGCATTATGTCGCGCGCTTCGCGACCGAGCGGGTGAAGTGCGTCGACACCACGGCGGCGGGGGGCAACGCCACTTTGATGGCGGCGATCGACTAG